One genomic window of Aggregatilinea lenta includes the following:
- the pth gene encoding aminoacyl-tRNA hydrolase, with translation MTERYLIVGLGNPGKEYGNTRHNVGFRCVDALAEAHHIPFEPKKKSHAKIADGIIAGQRVLLAKPQTYMNLSGSATQGLMAFYKIPPERLLVIFDDLDLPFGTLRIRHKGGAGGHNGLTDIIRRLGTQEFPRIRFGIGRPPGRMDPAAYVLRPFDAEETNTLNIAVARVIDAVNEWLTSGLDAAMNHYNGSVQEPDEPDTPARPKTSPTPPTGSRTQ, from the coding sequence ATGACCGAGCGATACTTGATCGTTGGGCTGGGCAATCCCGGCAAGGAATACGGCAACACACGGCACAACGTCGGCTTTCGCTGCGTCGATGCGCTGGCAGAAGCGCACCATATCCCGTTCGAGCCGAAGAAGAAGTCGCATGCAAAAATCGCCGACGGCATCATCGCGGGACAGCGCGTCTTGCTGGCAAAGCCTCAAACCTACATGAACCTGAGCGGCAGCGCCACGCAGGGCCTGATGGCGTTCTACAAGATCCCGCCGGAGCGTCTGCTCGTCATCTTCGATGATCTGGATCTGCCGTTTGGCACGCTGCGCATCCGCCACAAGGGCGGCGCGGGTGGGCATAATGGACTGACCGATATCATCCGGCGGCTCGGCACGCAGGAGTTCCCGCGTATCCGCTTCGGCATCGGTCGCCCGCCTGGGCGCATGGACCCGGCGGCCTACGTGCTGCGCCCGTTCGACGCCGAAGAAACCAACACGCTGAACATTGCCGTCGCGCGCGTGATCGACGCCGTAAACGAGTGGCTGACGAGCGGACTGGACGCGGCCATGAATCATTACAACGGATCGGTACAGGAGCCGGACGAACCCGACACGCCCGCCCGTCCGAAAACATCCCCTACCCCACCCACCGGCTCACGCACCCAGTAG
- a CDS encoding tetratricopeptide repeat protein encodes MANTITLQAYLRELSFMLDNEAPTEVVSHCRYILQHFPKNVAVYRLLGQALLQKGQNEVQPQLFDEAAEIFRRVLSAQPDDYVAHLGLGEIAQQREALDEALWHFERASEQTPGNSVLKDTIRQLYEKRGVHGAVDEKLPLTRVTLVRQYLKADAYDQALNEIRDVLEVTPERLDLHMLEAEALWRSGRWVEAGEAAAYVLRECPDCVSANRIMASLWIKYRRPTDAQPFLARLEALDPAVAARVLKADGEGADAIALPRLDYTSKAAASLTAEMPEWVQDLDEADQYANPFEAPVPDIVPDSGPAFHEQPPSAGLPDWAAVFAGMGDEPERDDWAQAQATDRPQEDSDPGLSGDVWDEPYAPAQTSGPAPLPDVPDWFAESLNVQGNAPAPDFSDQDDWTSVERQPQIDYGDAEPDSGSEEMPEFDSFLQNIAASRGGTGELTPSTEFDVLDEPIAPLGEPGSGYALDWMNELESPETAEAVPGLDLFGSAPPEQDAAVVEATDPAIEEWLTSQGLVEAEAEEEGEEEPEAELSDEDWIAVMASRSPSVAADEGDTRESDEDAALSDEDWLARLSTGSLDSETQPEAPDQPEPEIGDVLERMSEDAGLAEIEDGESGSRPTITDDELEMLRRASRPPKDLDLDTLFGATDADAEAVPAEEIPSWLQSLGPGEEAPAADEPEDSSDTWDPSSSAEFAAMLDNAAVELSPEEIETAFEPEAQGEIAPSLFEDLAEIAPEATEAESDDDSDLIKALGLSSAALPGTVELDAELLAFFDTPEDSMPYAGEPEGTAAESPVEDSSWVDAPAVSDDWLGAYVTPAADAPSLDEPESTVSAEAGSVGWLPAEREALPEVDEQEAALVPLPDEADAAEDMREAEMPALADEAVAALELEDGSSSDETEVVAEAGEGMPAAEESGAPGWLTDIASNAEESPLFSGLDALLTEAYDPFEGGREDQVPTYAATKETGILQPNEQPDWMTAFLGSDEEVEAPAPDALPVDLDEADPDQPLTHRAIQGTGVIMPESEADWLASLDDDRPSEVKVPETLDTFAEDTSAAMLDETEALNAVPDDSEVEPGIYVPLPSRQTKLNYMPDWLAAIASEGKKLDAELFQAVESEPTPEDGLAPELGAPGVPDTPDDAMFGLDEDITWLNDDEADLDTPDQSAAAAPAAPNKLDITEDDLYGLTEGAWQAEQDDDHQPAEPMAAMPVAPEELEDFGLPTEADAEDGAHDLAFLEQLDQVDWLPDVQETPAGDQNFEEDDFLADLDLQGVGESDAATRGAEPGVEVAPAWDLPDTTSDIPAQADNYVPPDNFAFDDELPAWNRGQGGHGQDSNPVRGLPEWLRPPDED; translated from the coding sequence ATGGCGAATACCATAACACTTCAAGCGTATCTGCGAGAGCTGAGCTTCATGCTCGACAATGAGGCGCCCACCGAGGTCGTTAGTCATTGTCGTTATATATTGCAGCATTTTCCCAAAAATGTCGCCGTGTACCGGTTGCTCGGCCAGGCATTGCTGCAAAAAGGACAGAACGAAGTCCAGCCCCAGCTTTTTGACGAAGCCGCGGAGATTTTCCGGCGGGTGCTCAGCGCCCAGCCCGACGATTACGTCGCGCATCTAGGCCTGGGCGAGATTGCCCAACAGCGCGAGGCGCTCGACGAAGCGTTGTGGCATTTCGAACGCGCGTCTGAGCAAACGCCCGGTAACAGCGTTCTCAAAGACACGATTCGCCAGTTGTACGAGAAGCGCGGCGTGCATGGGGCGGTGGATGAGAAGCTCCCGCTCACGCGTGTAACGCTTGTCCGGCAGTATCTCAAGGCGGATGCCTACGACCAGGCGCTGAACGAGATCCGCGACGTGCTGGAGGTGACGCCGGAACGCCTGGATCTGCACATGCTGGAAGCCGAAGCACTGTGGCGGAGCGGGCGTTGGGTCGAGGCGGGTGAAGCTGCGGCGTACGTTCTGCGCGAATGCCCGGACTGCGTGAGTGCGAATCGTATCATGGCCAGTCTGTGGATCAAGTACCGGCGGCCAACGGATGCGCAACCCTTCCTGGCCCGGCTCGAAGCGCTCGATCCTGCCGTGGCTGCTCGCGTTTTGAAGGCGGACGGCGAAGGCGCGGATGCCATTGCGCTGCCGCGCCTGGATTACACCAGCAAAGCGGCGGCATCGCTGACGGCTGAAATGCCTGAATGGGTTCAAGATCTGGACGAGGCGGATCAGTACGCGAATCCCTTCGAAGCGCCCGTGCCCGATATCGTTCCCGACAGCGGCCCCGCATTCCACGAGCAACCGCCTTCCGCAGGGCTGCCGGACTGGGCCGCCGTGTTCGCCGGGATGGGAGATGAGCCGGAACGAGACGACTGGGCGCAGGCTCAGGCGACCGACCGGCCTCAAGAGGATTCCGACCCTGGCCTGTCCGGCGATGTTTGGGATGAACCCTATGCTCCGGCGCAGACTTCCGGGCCTGCCCCGCTGCCGGATGTGCCGGATTGGTTCGCGGAGTCACTCAACGTGCAAGGAAATGCTCCGGCCCCGGACTTTTCCGACCAAGATGACTGGACCAGCGTCGAGCGCCAGCCGCAGATCGATTATGGGGACGCCGAGCCGGATAGCGGCAGCGAAGAAATGCCGGAATTCGACAGCTTTCTGCAAAACATTGCGGCGTCGCGCGGCGGTACGGGGGAATTGACGCCCAGCACTGAGTTTGACGTGCTGGATGAGCCGATTGCTCCGCTTGGCGAGCCAGGCAGCGGCTATGCGCTGGACTGGATGAATGAGCTGGAATCGCCGGAGACGGCTGAAGCCGTGCCGGGGCTGGATCTGTTTGGTTCCGCGCCGCCCGAACAGGATGCGGCAGTGGTGGAAGCGACCGACCCGGCAATCGAAGAGTGGCTTACCAGCCAGGGGCTGGTCGAAGCGGAAGCTGAGGAAGAGGGCGAGGAAGAGCCAGAAGCCGAGCTGAGTGACGAGGATTGGATCGCGGTGATGGCGTCGCGCTCGCCGTCCGTGGCGGCGGATGAGGGTGACACCAGAGAATCCGACGAAGACGCTGCCCTGAGCGACGAGGATTGGCTGGCGCGCTTGTCCACGGGGTCGCTCGACAGCGAGACCCAGCCTGAGGCCCCGGACCAGCCTGAGCCTGAGATCGGGGACGTGCTCGAACGCATGTCGGAAGACGCCGGCCTTGCCGAGATTGAGGACGGGGAATCGGGCAGCCGCCCAACGATCACGGATGACGAGCTGGAAATGCTGCGCCGTGCATCGAGGCCGCCAAAGGACCTCGATCTCGACACGCTGTTCGGTGCAACGGACGCGGATGCCGAGGCCGTGCCTGCCGAGGAGATCCCGTCCTGGTTGCAGTCGCTCGGACCGGGAGAAGAAGCCCCGGCGGCTGACGAACCGGAAGACAGCAGTGACACGTGGGATCCCTCGTCGTCCGCGGAGTTCGCTGCGATGCTGGATAACGCCGCGGTCGAGTTGTCCCCTGAAGAGATCGAAACCGCGTTTGAGCCAGAAGCGCAGGGTGAAATCGCGCCCAGTCTGTTTGAGGATCTGGCTGAGATTGCACCGGAAGCGACTGAAGCAGAGAGTGACGACGACTCCGACTTGATCAAGGCGCTGGGGTTGTCGTCGGCGGCGCTGCCCGGCACGGTGGAGCTTGACGCGGAACTTCTGGCGTTCTTTGACACGCCCGAAGACTCAATGCCCTATGCGGGCGAACCGGAAGGTACTGCCGCGGAATCGCCCGTAGAAGACAGCAGCTGGGTAGACGCACCCGCTGTGTCAGACGACTGGCTCGGGGCATACGTTACGCCCGCCGCCGACGCACCGTCGCTGGATGAGCCGGAATCCACCGTTTCTGCCGAAGCTGGCTCGGTGGGGTGGTTGCCTGCCGAACGTGAAGCGCTCCCGGAAGTGGACGAGCAGGAAGCCGCGCTTGTGCCACTGCCGGATGAAGCAGATGCGGCTGAAGACATGCGTGAAGCTGAGATGCCAGCCCTGGCCGACGAAGCCGTGGCAGCGCTCGAGCTGGAGGATGGATCGTCGAGCGATGAGACTGAGGTCGTCGCCGAAGCTGGCGAGGGGATGCCCGCTGCAGAGGAATCCGGCGCGCCCGGTTGGCTGACGGATATCGCATCCAATGCGGAGGAATCGCCCCTGTTCTCCGGCCTGGATGCGCTGCTGACCGAAGCGTACGATCCCTTTGAAGGCGGGCGCGAGGATCAGGTGCCGACCTATGCAGCGACGAAAGAAACGGGCATCTTGCAGCCGAACGAGCAGCCCGACTGGATGACAGCCTTTCTAGGTAGCGACGAGGAAGTTGAAGCGCCCGCGCCGGACGCGCTGCCTGTTGATCTGGACGAGGCTGATCCGGATCAACCGTTGACCCACAGGGCGATCCAGGGAACCGGCGTGATTATGCCGGAGTCTGAAGCCGATTGGCTTGCGTCCCTGGACGACGATCGTCCGTCTGAGGTGAAGGTCCCTGAGACGCTCGATACATTCGCTGAAGACACCTCTGCTGCCATGCTTGATGAGACCGAAGCGTTGAATGCTGTACCGGATGACAGCGAGGTCGAACCGGGCATCTACGTGCCGCTGCCGTCCCGGCAAACTAAGCTGAACTACATGCCCGACTGGCTCGCGGCGATTGCGTCCGAAGGCAAAAAACTGGACGCCGAACTGTTCCAGGCGGTCGAGTCCGAGCCAACGCCAGAGGATGGGCTGGCCCCGGAACTCGGGGCACCCGGTGTGCCAGATACGCCTGACGATGCCATGTTTGGCCTGGATGAGGATATAACCTGGCTGAACGATGACGAAGCGGATCTGGACACGCCGGATCAGTCCGCCGCAGCCGCGCCCGCTGCTCCGAACAAGCTCGACATTACTGAGGACGATCTTTACGGTCTGACCGAAGGCGCGTGGCAGGCCGAGCAGGATGATGATCATCAACCGGCAGAGCCAATGGCGGCGATGCCTGTTGCACCGGAGGAGCTAGAGGATTTCGGTTTGCCCACGGAGGCGGACGCCGAGGATGGCGCGCACGATCTCGCGTTTCTGGAACAGCTCGATCAGGTGGACTGGCTGCCGGACGTGCAAGAAACGCCTGCGGGAGACCAGAACTTCGAAGAAGACGATTTTCTGGCGGATCTCGACTTGCAAGGAGTGGGCGAATCCGACGCGGCTACACGAGGCGCTGAGCCGGGAGTTGAGGTTGCGCCCGCCTGGGATCTGCCGGATACTACTAGCGACATTCCGGCGCAAGCGGACAATTATGTGCCGCCGGACAACTTCGCATTTGACGATGAATTGCCCGCATGGAACCGTGGGCAGGGTGGGCACGGTCAGGACTCAAACCCGGTTAGAGGACTCCCAGAGTGGCTGCGCCCGCCTGACGAAGATTAG
- a CDS encoding histone deacetylase family protein translates to MPTGYSTDDRFALHNLPEHPENARRLDAVERGLRTDGLRDRLGFVAAQPVPDDLLLAAHTPGYLRRLDATTRDHSSMLGADTYVTPQSYAAARTAVGCVTAAIQGVLDGRLDNALAAVRPPGHHATPSQAMGFCLLNNIALGAQYARRTFGMERVLIVDYDVHHGNGTQDIFYGDPGVLFISTHQSPLYPGTGDVTETGSGTGQGATVNVPLPPGTGDRAYATVFERVVWPLAERFQPELLLVSAGFDAHWGDPLAQMQLSLAGYDYLNRELIRMAQAVCQGRIVFILEGGYNLNVLRYAWAGVARALLGDPIGDDILGPAPYSEPDIAPALARVRRAHQLG, encoded by the coding sequence ATGCCAACGGGATACAGCACCGACGACCGCTTCGCACTGCACAACTTGCCGGAACACCCGGAGAATGCGCGGCGGCTGGACGCGGTCGAGCGGGGCCTGCGGACGGACGGCTTGCGTGACCGGTTGGGGTTTGTTGCAGCGCAGCCTGTCCCGGACGATCTGCTGCTTGCTGCGCATACACCCGGCTATCTCCGGCGGCTCGATGCCACGACGCGCGATCACAGCAGTATGCTCGGCGCAGATACGTATGTGACGCCGCAGTCCTATGCGGCAGCCCGCACGGCGGTGGGCTGCGTGACGGCGGCGATCCAGGGCGTGTTGGATGGGCGGCTGGACAACGCGCTGGCAGCGGTCCGCCCGCCGGGACATCACGCGACGCCTTCACAGGCGATGGGCTTTTGCCTGCTGAACAACATTGCGTTGGGGGCGCAGTATGCCCGGCGCACGTTTGGGATGGAGCGTGTGCTGATCGTAGATTACGACGTGCACCACGGCAATGGCACGCAGGATATTTTCTACGGCGATCCCGGCGTGCTGTTTATCTCGACGCACCAGTCGCCGCTCTATCCCGGCACGGGCGACGTGACCGAAACCGGGAGCGGCACGGGGCAAGGGGCGACGGTGAACGTGCCGCTGCCGCCCGGTACGGGTGATCGAGCTTATGCGACGGTCTTTGAGCGCGTCGTGTGGCCGCTGGCGGAACGCTTTCAGCCGGAGCTGTTATTGGTCTCCGCCGGGTTCGATGCCCACTGGGGCGATCCGCTGGCGCAGATGCAGCTTTCGCTGGCGGGATACGACTACCTGAACCGCGAGCTGATTCGTATGGCGCAGGCCGTCTGCCAGGGGCGGATCGTGTTCATCCTTGAAGGGGGCTATAATCTAAATGTTTTACGGTATGCCTGGGCCGGCGTGGCGCGGGCGTTATTGGGCGATCCAATCGGTGATGATATTTTAGGCCCTGCACCCTACAGCGAGCCGGACATTGCCCCGGCGCTGGCACGAGTCAGGCGTGCCCACCAGCTTGGCTAG
- a CDS encoding tetratricopeptide repeat protein, producing MVPPPDNAEMEFPDFDKMTPEEQMAWLESLARRQGAKDEEFTTAADLDIGVPEDAVIDEPGYVPFFERERLARAPRDEAPAPEAAAEPPAPEPEPVEAMSEVPVVAEQPVPEAPQDVESGLTDDPMRWLDSFTPHSEEVFGDLELDLEADDLAELDLGEFEPPDEAIAEQPPQPEMEPEPARADEPLEAVEDLASIDNIDFGELLSVQNAADQGETEAVDDEFLDGIDPMRWLESLAVRQGVPNEELTTSADVDIPEMPEDTVIDEPGYVPYDATDGTREPEWVRRLASESDVVNEAPTAPEAEAADFLEAEYGYTPPAEESAPDLTPATPSDAPDVLEEELAGSLSWMDDLTGAPDLGDFAAMLDLEHDILGAQGFEEPQAAVLAAEPEVAEAAPDDLLAGLTDDEILELQMAGELTGEQELLWLQRQAEKLAEARQMEAEQSEASDELEAAEPAALPEWLAEMRGEGTEGEAEAVEALDEELFAAVELEGLPDWLTQAEAAPPIAESGAGAELEALWSDEPSAELPLDSPVELSASEVDAFLSEQYAAGPDALAEALDAEYERRQTGDESEPDWYQEAMGEGEEGEPAPDAEGAVAGVEPEPELQPAVPVDLPDWLKDEADSESAEPPEEPPSWLDAPEPQPEPAQAAAASERYEAPVVQRAPESPAPAAHRASVPPGHQYDQYREQLDRDPADYVSRLSLARVLQSSGEVAGSLDHYEVLVESSAELPDVTQDLDSLARQQQENPRVHRLRGDTYMRRGMLQEALDAYRTALEQL from the coding sequence ATGGTCCCGCCGCCTGATAACGCCGAGATGGAGTTCCCCGACTTCGATAAGATGACGCCTGAGGAACAAATGGCTTGGCTCGAGAGCCTTGCCCGACGCCAGGGCGCAAAAGACGAGGAATTTACCACCGCCGCAGATTTGGACATCGGTGTTCCAGAAGACGCGGTGATCGATGAGCCGGGTTACGTGCCGTTTTTCGAACGTGAGCGCCTGGCCAGGGCGCCTCGTGACGAGGCACCTGCACCAGAAGCCGCCGCCGAGCCGCCAGCGCCCGAACCGGAGCCGGTGGAAGCAATGTCGGAGGTTCCGGTTGTGGCAGAACAGCCCGTACCAGAAGCGCCGCAGGATGTTGAGTCAGGGCTGACCGACGATCCAATGCGCTGGCTGGACAGCTTCACGCCGCATTCCGAAGAGGTGTTCGGTGATCTGGAGCTTGACCTGGAGGCGGACGACCTCGCAGAACTGGATCTCGGCGAGTTTGAGCCACCGGACGAAGCCATCGCGGAACAGCCGCCGCAGCCGGAAATGGAACCCGAACCGGCGCGTGCGGACGAGCCGCTTGAGGCCGTCGAGGATCTGGCGTCGATTGACAACATCGACTTCGGCGAACTGCTCAGCGTGCAGAACGCAGCCGATCAGGGGGAGACTGAAGCGGTCGATGACGAGTTCCTGGATGGCATCGATCCCATGCGCTGGCTCGAAAGCCTCGCGGTGCGTCAGGGCGTGCCGAACGAGGAACTGACGACTTCGGCAGATGTCGATATCCCTGAGATGCCGGAAGATACGGTGATCGACGAGCCGGGCTATGTGCCTTACGACGCGACGGACGGCACCCGCGAGCCGGAATGGGTCCGGCGGCTGGCATCCGAGTCGGACGTGGTGAACGAAGCTCCGACGGCTCCCGAAGCGGAAGCAGCCGATTTTCTCGAAGCAGAATACGGCTACACGCCGCCCGCCGAAGAGTCTGCGCCCGATTTGACCCCGGCGACACCTTCGGATGCACCCGACGTGCTGGAGGAGGAGCTGGCTGGGTCGCTGTCGTGGATGGATGACCTGACGGGCGCGCCGGACCTGGGCGACTTCGCGGCGATGCTCGATCTTGAGCACGATATCCTGGGCGCGCAAGGCTTCGAGGAGCCGCAGGCAGCCGTACTCGCCGCCGAACCAGAAGTGGCTGAGGCCGCGCCGGACGATTTGCTGGCCGGTCTGACCGACGACGAGATCCTTGAGCTTCAGATGGCGGGCGAATTGACCGGCGAGCAGGAACTGCTGTGGCTGCAGCGGCAGGCCGAAAAGCTGGCCGAAGCGCGCCAGATGGAGGCGGAGCAGTCCGAGGCGTCCGATGAGCTGGAAGCGGCGGAGCCTGCCGCCCTGCCGGAGTGGCTCGCGGAGATGCGCGGCGAAGGGACCGAGGGCGAAGCCGAAGCGGTTGAGGCGCTGGACGAGGAACTCTTCGCTGCGGTGGAGCTGGAAGGGCTGCCGGACTGGCTGACACAGGCCGAGGCGGCTCCTCCCATAGCCGAGAGTGGGGCTGGGGCTGAACTGGAAGCCCTGTGGAGCGACGAGCCAAGCGCTGAGTTACCGTTGGATAGCCCGGTCGAATTGTCCGCATCAGAGGTCGATGCGTTCCTATCCGAGCAGTACGCGGCGGGGCCGGACGCACTGGCTGAGGCGCTGGACGCTGAATACGAGCGGCGGCAGACCGGGGACGAGTCGGAGCCGGACTGGTACCAGGAAGCGATGGGCGAGGGTGAAGAGGGCGAACCTGCCCCCGATGCCGAAGGGGCTGTGGCGGGGGTCGAGCCTGAGCCGGAGCTTCAACCTGCCGTTCCCGTCGATTTGCCGGATTGGCTGAAGGATGAGGCCGACAGTGAGAGCGCCGAGCCGCCCGAAGAGCCGCCGTCGTGGCTGGATGCGCCGGAGCCGCAGCCTGAGCCTGCCCAAGCCGCAGCCGCGTCCGAGCGGTACGAGGCGCCGGTCGTTCAGCGAGCGCCGGAATCCCCGGCACCTGCCGCCCATCGCGCGAGTGTGCCGCCCGGCCACCAGTACGACCAGTACCGGGAGCAGCTCGACCGCGATCCGGCGGATTACGTCAGCCGATTGTCGCTGGCGCGCGTGCTGCAGTCCAGCGGGGAGGTGGCGGGCAGCCTGGACCACTACGAAGTCCTGGTCGAGTCAAGCGCCGAGCTGCCGGACGTTACCCAGGATCTGGACAGCCTCGCCCGCCAGCAGCAAGAGAATCCGCGCGTGCACCGGCTGCGGGGCGACACGTATATGCGGCGGGGCATGCTTCAGGAGGCGCTCGACGCGTACCGGACGGCCCTGGAACAACTGTAG
- a CDS encoding sodium-translocating pyrophosphatase: protein MFQMDIKAFEQVMMFIVLAIAGVALAYALWLRNYIMSSDKGNSEMQRIWGYIRDGANAYLRTQLKTVAILIVVLTVAMFLSVFVVKPTPEARAYFDNDEDTARIVIAFARAIAFIMGSSFSAMVGFFGMNMAVQGNVRVAAAAEKGGYQEALKIAYRSGTITGMLTDGLGLLGGTTIFIIFGEASPDVLLGFGFGGTLLALFMRVGGGIYTKAADVGADLVGKVEAGMEEDDPRNAAVIADLVGDNVGDCAGMAADIFESYEVTIVSSLILGLALTAINGELYWIIVPLLVRGIGVVSSIVGTYAVSMWHVDDAEEAMFKSYEVSSFITIASTFLLAWLYAGQLSLATLVAVGVALAVIFNPLTSYATSAKSERVKVISASTRFGPASVILEGLSLGYLSSVWALFVIVASLLAAIMVYSFDFPDQYEIFAVLAGVALSIYGIVRGRSKGNLIGGVFSALWIMVVALFLVSMQEVPEVHRYSYILFGVTLIGVGMLSHTGNNVSMDTFGPISDNANGIGELAGMGPEARQIMADLDAAGNTTKAITKGVAIGSAVIAAVSLFGSFFADIQRVKPDFEEVINLANPTVFVGLLIGGSLPLLFSGLLIKAVNRAAGLIMAEVRRQLRDPKILDRTKTPDYAKAVTISTQSAQQELVPLGVIAVLAPIAVGLLLKEQALGGFLAGVIMSGQLLAVFMSNAGGAWDNAKKYIEDGNFGGKNSENHKASVVGDTVGDPLKDTAGPALNPMIKVMNLVSLILAPIVVQYNGYGVGVIAGGVLSIALILWAVRRSDRRIEIADDVASERITEAVGAGD, encoded by the coding sequence ATGTTCCAAATGGATATCAAAGCCTTCGAGCAAGTCATGATGTTCATCGTGCTTGCAATCGCTGGCGTAGCGCTTGCCTACGCGTTATGGTTACGCAACTACATTATGTCGTCCGACAAGGGCAACTCCGAGATGCAGCGCATCTGGGGGTATATCCGTGACGGCGCGAACGCATACCTCCGCACCCAACTGAAGACCGTGGCGATCTTGATCGTTGTGTTGACGGTCGCCATGTTCCTCAGTGTTTTTGTGGTCAAGCCCACCCCCGAAGCTCGTGCTTACTTTGACAACGATGAAGACACGGCACGGATCGTGATTGCCTTCGCGCGTGCGATTGCATTCATCATGGGGTCGAGCTTCTCGGCGATGGTGGGTTTCTTTGGCATGAACATGGCCGTACAGGGTAATGTACGCGTCGCCGCAGCCGCCGAAAAGGGCGGTTACCAGGAAGCATTGAAAATCGCGTATCGTTCCGGCACGATTACCGGAATGCTGACCGATGGCCTGGGCCTGCTCGGTGGTACGACGATCTTTATCATCTTCGGTGAGGCGTCCCCGGACGTGCTGCTGGGCTTCGGCTTCGGTGGGACGCTGCTGGCGCTGTTCATGCGCGTGGGTGGCGGTATCTATACCAAGGCGGCAGACGTCGGCGCAGACCTGGTGGGTAAGGTCGAAGCCGGTATGGAAGAAGACGATCCGCGTAACGCCGCCGTGATCGCCGACCTCGTGGGCGACAACGTTGGCGACTGCGCCGGTATGGCCGCGGATATCTTCGAATCCTACGAAGTGACCATCGTGTCCAGCCTGATCCTCGGCCTGGCGCTCACTGCCATTAACGGCGAACTGTACTGGATCATTGTTCCGCTCCTCGTACGTGGCATCGGCGTGGTCAGCTCGATTGTGGGAACCTATGCTGTGTCCATGTGGCACGTAGACGACGCTGAAGAAGCGATGTTCAAGAGCTACGAAGTGTCGAGCTTCATCACGATTGCCTCGACCTTCTTGCTGGCGTGGCTCTACGCCGGTCAGCTTTCCCTGGCGACACTGGTTGCCGTGGGTGTGGCTCTGGCGGTGATTTTCAATCCATTGACCTCCTATGCCACCAGCGCCAAGAGCGAGCGCGTCAAGGTTATTTCTGCCTCGACGCGGTTCGGTCCGGCGTCGGTTATTCTCGAAGGTCTGTCGCTGGGGTATCTCTCCAGCGTCTGGGCACTCTTCGTGATTGTGGCGAGCCTTTTGGCCGCGATCATGGTCTACAGCTTTGATTTTCCTGACCAATACGAGATCTTTGCCGTGTTGGCCGGTGTGGCCCTCTCGATCTACGGGATTGTCCGTGGACGCAGTAAGGGGAACCTAATCGGGGGCGTCTTCTCCGCGCTGTGGATTATGGTTGTGGCGCTGTTCCTCGTGAGCATGCAAGAGGTTCCGGAAGTCCATCGCTACAGCTACATTCTGTTCGGCGTCACGCTGATCGGCGTGGGTATGCTGTCACACACGGGCAACAACGTCAGCATGGACACTTTCGGTCCGATTTCTGACAACGCGAATGGCATCGGCGAGCTGGCGGGTATGGGACCTGAGGCACGTCAGATCATGGCCGACCTCGACGCAGCCGGAAACACGACCAAAGCCATCACCAAGGGTGTGGCGATTGGTTCGGCAGTGATCGCGGCAGTGTCGCTGTTCGGCAGCTTCTTTGCAGATATTCAACGCGTGAAGCCGGACTTCGAGGAAGTGATCAATCTGGCTAACCCGACGGTGTTCGTGGGCCTGCTCATCGGTGGCTCGCTGCCTTTGCTGTTCAGCGGTTTGCTCATCAAGGCCGTGAACCGCGCTGCTGGCCTCATCATGGCCGAAGTGCGCCGCCAACTGCGTGACCCCAAGATCCTGGATCGTACCAAGACCCCGGACTATGCCAAGGCCGTGACCATCTCGACGCAGTCTGCGCAGCAAGAACTGGTTCCGCTGGGTGTGATTGCCGTGCTGGCCCCGATTGCCGTTGGTCTGCTGCTCAAGGAACAGGCGCTGGGCGGCTTCCTGGCGGGCGTCATTATGTCCGGCCAGCTGCTGGCGGTGTTTATGTCGAATGCAGGTGGTGCGTGGGATAACGCCAAGAAGTATATTGAAGACGGCAACTTTGGCGGCAAGAACAGCGAAAATCACAAGGCGAGTGTCGTCGGCGATACGGTCGGCGACCCGCTGAAGGACACAGCCGGTCCTGCGCTCAACCCGATGATCAAGGTGATGAATCTGGTGTCCTTGATCCTCGCTCCGATCGTCGTCCAGTACAATGGGTATGGCGTGGGTGTAATCGCGGGCGGAGTCCTTTCCATCGCGCTGATCCTCTGGGCCGTGCGCCGCAGCGACCGCCGTATCGAAATAGCTGACGACGTGGCAAGCGAACGTATCACGGAAGCGGTTGGCGCAGGCGACTAA